One Anopheles marshallii chromosome 3, idAnoMarsDA_429_01, whole genome shotgun sequence genomic region harbors:
- the LOC128711174 gene encoding endocuticle structural glycoprotein ABD-4-like has translation MFRKLIVASLVVSLVVALPQRSQSRSGGGGGGDDAGAETLAQDTVINADGSYTYNYETSNGISASQASNDGTNANGNFAFTAPDGQRYEIVYVADENGFQPQGAHLPTEPPAPDHVIKMLEDMRANPPEGADLDSLDATLNRLRATLG, from the coding sequence ATTGTTGCATCACTGGTAGTTTCGCTGGTCGTGGCTCTCCCACAGCGATCCCAGTCCCGCAGTGGAGGCGGTGGTGGGGGTGATGATGCCGGTGCAGAAACGCTAGCACAGGACACGGTGATCAATGCGGACGGTTCGTACACGTACAACTACGAGACGAGCAATGGTATCAGTGCGTCCCAGGCAAGCAACGACGGTACGAACGCGAACGGAAACTTCGCCTTCACGGCACCGGACGGTCAGCGGTACGAGATTGTGTACGTTGCCGACGAGAACGGATTCCAGCCGCAGGGCGCTCATCTGCCTACGGAACCGCCAGCACCCGATCACGTAATCAAGATGCTGGAGGATATGCGTGCCAACCCGCCAGAGGGCGCCGATCTTGATTCGCTCGATGCTACCCTGAACCGGCTGCGTGCCACCCTTGGTTAG
- the LOC128714258 gene encoding cuticle protein CP14.6-like, which yields MFRFVFAATLLVATVVAGPLDRAYSQHQNPDAHAQIVAYENVLKDDGHYSYSYETSNGIAAHEDGLGAHSANGAFSYTGPDGVLYRVVYVADENGFQPQGAHLPTPPPTPEHVFKTLEQIRANPPKDQKDFSLEALDATIARLRQH from the coding sequence ATGTTCCGTTTCGTGTTCGCCGCTACCCTGCTCGTGGCCACCGTTGTGGCCGGACCGCTCGATCGGGCCTACTCGCAGCACCAAAACCCGGACGCTCACGCCCAGATTGTAGCGTACGAGAATGTGCTGAAGGATGACGGTCACTACAGCTACAGCTACGAGACGAGCAACGGTATCGCTGCCCATGAGGATGGCCTCGGAGCCCACAGTGCCAATGGTGCCTTCTCCTACACCGGACCCGACGGTGTGCTGTACCGCGTGGTGTATGTGGCCGACGAGAACGGATTCCAGCCGCAGGGCGCCCATCTGCCGACGCCACCACCGACTCCCGAGCACGTGTTCAAGACGCTCGAGCAGATCCGTGCCAACCCGCCCAAGGATCAGAAGGACTTCAGTCTGGAGGCGCTCGATGCCACCATCGCTCGGCTGCGACAACATTAA